The genomic segment tacgatgggcgtagtgggaagctatgatgatgattacaccgtgcctatatggctgggcagacaccactagtgggctgcttgagatggttaccccagacgcacgcgggctaatgatgatcacaccgtacctatatggtcgggcagtttatatatatgtatgcatgatatggtGTTTTCTCTTATTAGCATGCaagattccgccttaagaggcaatcagttacaggttctCTTTTCTACTTATGCTTTCctatttcttgattatgttattgtacatgccttacatactcagtacattgttcgtactgacgtcctcttcttttatggatgttgtgttcatgcccacaagtagacagAGAGATGGTGCAGACGCGTAGGAGCTTTCTCAGTGGATTTgcaagagcactccactactccggagtccCCATtccttggtatattcttttgtgtacatattggggcatagcggggtcctgtcctgtccttatgatttcagtacttcagttagaggctcgtagatacttaattatgtgtgggttgtaggtGCTATGTGACCTCTTCATCGCATATTtgttcatcatttttgtagccttatgggcctatgtttatatgtatgcttTCGAGAGGTATGTAGTGACTATTCATGATAAGTCTTGTGTTGAGAATGTTGTATgcccaggttgagtatgatagatagcatggtgagtggtgctcagtagtcagctccgggtacccatcatggcccactagctgggtcgtgacaaaaacttATGAAATGGACCTCAAGGAAATTATACACAATCCCAAGCAACCCACTTTGCCAAATAAGGTTCAATAGAGCTTATCCAAAGCTCCCATATATCTCTCTAGAGAGCAACATTCATATTCATCAAGAATCTAAGGTAATTAATTAACAAGTGTAGTATTTATATTAACTAGGCTAAGAAGACTAATCTAGCAATTacaaaaataacctaaatgaaATAAGGGCCTTCCTTGGTCTTCTTTATGGATGATGGCTTTTATTTAAAGAGTAGTCTCTTTGCATTAATAGCCCCTTCTTCCTACTTCTTTCAGGTAGAGTCCTGTGGTTCCACTTTAGCACATTCTCAAACTTCAAGCCTTCATTCCAAGCACCCCCTAAGCCTCCAAAGTAGCGATCCCTAGCTTGTCTTGGTGTGCATGTTCTTGATGAAGCTCGGCTTGCATCAATCTCCCTTGATTGTCATTGGGTACATTGTTTGTCAAATCCTCAAAACTTCAATACTAAGCCCATGATCATTGAGCCAGTAGCTACTCaataattttctcctttttgatgatgataaatacataatagctttatttgatttcaTGTGCATTCTGACTAACTTACTTCAATCTTCAATTCTGGATCAACATCTTCCCCCTTTGGCATTGCTCCTATATTGACAATCTTTTTCTTTAGAACCAGCTCCATGTTCTAACACTACCATTTCATGTTGATACAACTAAGGCTCACTATATGAGGTTTATAAGCTCGCAGTAGTTCACCCTCGAGTTCAACAAGGTTTATAAGTTTGCTGAGGCAATAAGACTAAGTAAGAAGGTTTACTTAATCTTTTGGTAGGGACTAGCCTTCCACTCATTGAAACCCTATAAGTAGCTAGGTTATATAGAACATGTAAAGTGATATGTGTCTCCAAATATGTAAAAGACCAGGTTCTTTAGCTCAGGACATCATTTCTTATCACTCCGTTGTTTTCCTCCCTTATAACTCCTCATCCAGTGCCTTCTAATAGGACTATTCTTTTATAAGTAAgaaacattttcttttatttccatgTGTGTAGACCATCCACACATGTTCCTGTATCCTCTCACACCGTCCTATTTATTTTTATCAAGGACCATTCTTGGGGGCTGGTCTTTTATGGAGCCTCTTTTTCTGGAGAGCAATTGACTTGGGCATTCTTCAATTCGTTTTGTGCCTTTTGATGTAGAGTCAATATGTATTTTCCTTTCAGGGTGTTGCGTTTTCCTTTAAGTTACCCTGACTTCTATTAGATATAGATGTTGAGAGCTTTCACATTTGTGTGAATGGATACACAGTAGTTATTGGGTTCTAAGCATTTATTATTTGGGAGTCTTTTGCTTCGTTTACTTCATGTAGTTTCTTCAGTAGAGCTTTGCTTTTGTCATTCTCGTCCTGCAACTCTCTTTTTGCTGCGTTGAGTGAAGCTTGTTGGCTCCTTCAAGACTGTTCAACTCGGTCTTTCATAGTTTTAATAGTTGACTCAAGTTCCTTCTTCTCCCATCACAGTGTTTCCTTCTCCTGGCTGATTTTAAAGACCTGCTtccatattttattaattatctcTGCTAGGTTATCATGCTGCTCCTCTTGGTTTATGAGATTCGTTTGAAGAGGTACAATTTTTTCGTTATGTTTTCCTTTGCTTTTTGAAGATCTTCATAGGCATCGATAACAATCTTGCCTACTTGTTCCAGTTTTTCTTGAGATAGTTTTGGAACAACTTCCCTGAATTTTGATAAATCTGCCTTAAGTTCCTCATCTTTCGGTTCTAAGTCGAAGTTTGCCATGAGTGCCAGTGTATCTTTTGATTCTGATTCTTCCAGAGCCATTAAGAATCTACTTGGGTTTCCTttctcatcttcatcatcactGAGGAATTTCCCATGGTTGCTAAGGATTTTTTTACAATATGATTAGCTTGCTCAGTGCTCATCATATTCCGAGAGACCTGTTCCCTCCATCTTTTTTTAggtttatcttttattttttcatcctCCCTTTCTGTACAGTCTCTTATAAAGTGGTCCGTAATTCCACATCCCCAACATCTATCTTGATTATTTCTCTTGGACCTTCTTGTTCATGAGGAGCTTCATTGTTTTGTAATCCTCCTTTTctaacaaatttttaaaatctttttgtgAGCAGGGCCATGTCTTCGTCATTGAAATCCTTGTTGTTATTAGCTGCAAGGACCAGGTTCATATCTTTGGTTGATGGAGCATTCTTCTGTGACCAGAGCTTCCTCATCCcatatgtttttaaatttctcaTGAGACTAAAGTTACAACAAATCACAACATTCCAATGAGAGACTAAAGTTATTGCAGTCAACACTTTATCTTAAGAGAGCCACCTTCAAGACGACGAAGAACCGAAGCTTATCAAGTTCTTTAGTTTGTCATAGGTTAGGTTTGTTGTGGTTCCATCTATTTACCTTTGCAAGTTTGTGTAATAGGTGTTCGTTGATTAAATTGTTTGATCATAGACGGACTGTTTACGCTCCTTAGGTTTGCTGTAACCTTTATATGACTCTTTGGTTTAGTGAAGATTTGGATACATCCTATAGAATATAGGTCATGATTTTTTactcccttgagcaaggagtttttcacgtaaaAATTCTTGTGTTGATTTTATATTCCGCTGCATTATCTTCTTACGCGATTACTCTAAGAACTAGATTCTTAAAGTGCATAGAAGTTGTTTGATCGTAACAAATACCAAGCACATTGTAGGCATGACTTTGGtatgaaaataacttttagGAAAAGCAATATCTGAACTCACCTTTGTTCTACTTTCAAGAACCCTTGTTTACTCCATTATAAATGATTCAAATTCCCAATTCAATAATCTCTACATAATTATATTAAGAATTCATTCTAgaaattccataatttccacCTTTAGATACCCTATGACGTTTGATTCTTATAAATTTCTAGGGTTCATATAAGAAAATTAACTCCGTGCCTATACAAAATTttccacataaattgaaatggaagtACTAAAAAGTTTCATTGTTTTTGGTCTGAGCAAAAATATGTCGAACTACTCCGCGCAAATGGTAGATCCGAACATGCAGAAAAAAGGAATCAAAGCTTCTTATTCATGAACAACAAGCTCGATCAAAACCTAGGTTACAAATTACAGAGACATTGCAAATTAAAGCTCTTATTTTGGTGGAAATTCAAACTAGTAGCTGAGACTCCCATCATTCTCACACACAAATGCTTAAGCATCGACTTTGAAAGGCTCCAATGCTGCGTGGTAGACCGATTTCTTGCTGAGGTAATGTGGCATAAACTCAACGCCCCATTTGAAGGATTTGAACAGTGGAGGATTGTCCGGACCAACAAGTGATTTTGCAGGTTCAACAACATCTTCAGGACAAATAAAAGTACCAATGGATGTACGTGCTTGAGTTGTGTTCGTCACCACTCTATGTGCAACACTTGCCAGCTTCCCATTGCTAATTACCTGTATATATACAACCATAGAGCAATAAACAAGCATTGTGACAAgtctagaattttttttgtgttcacTTACTTCCTACTTATTAATCCATCTGTTTCGATTAATGTATCTCgatttcctttttaattagTTTAAAAAAGAACGTATcgttctatatttagtaagttttcaATACCAATAATCTAGATTTAACTTTTGATGACACTTTCTTCTAGGGATAACATGACATATTTTAGACCATAAGATTCAACAAGTATTTTAAAATGTCATGCTATACtatacatctttaatttaataaCACAAAATTGAAAAGTTCTTTTTAACAATTTTAGATTTCGTGCTCATTCAAATTAACTAAGACACATAGAATGAAGCAAGTGGagtaaaaatttaagaaattgtaCCGTTAGTGGTAAACCAGAATTGACAACAAATGCATGAGGTAGAGGCTCCACACCGATCCATTTCTCATCCTTCAATATTTGAAGGCCATATACTTGTTGTTGGATAATGGTTATGAGATTAGGATCACAATGTCCACCAACTCCCAAAGTTAAACTTGGATTTGGGCATGCTGGATAGTGATTGACAAGCATTCTCTGTCCAAGTTCTTTGTCAAAGTACCCTGCGTCCAACCCTAGCCCTTCACTTACCAAAGCCAAGATGATCTTGCTTAGCTTTCTCACTTCATCAGAATATGTACCAATAACCTCCCTGAAAGTTCATTATCATATTTTACTTTGACATGCAAATAcaaggtaagaaaaaaaattgaagaaatattAAATCTGCAcatgttaaaaaaatattaaactatTAACCAAGGGTATATCTGCTCAATTCCGCATACTTTAaggatatatttgaccctttcaCTTATTAATGAGTATATAATTAGGTTAATCGATGGATGCCATGGTTAATCGATGGGTGCCATTAAAATAAGGCAAATTTAGACCAAATAATGGATGCTAAGGGCATATTAGTGCTAAAGTATTAATGAAGGACGTATCTGCTCAATTTCACATAGTTGAATGGCATGGCCCTTTTCCATATATAAAATTCATGATTGCCAATTCAGCTATATATTTCAGACATAGTAACTACCTAAAAATAATAcataagggtaaaatgaaaagacaaaaaaaaaaaaaaaaaaaaaaaaatcatgtacCTATATCTTGGAGGGTTATCAGGCCAAGTTATTTTGTCTTCACCATCAAGATTGCAGCTGTGTTCCAAGACATCCCTCCAGTATCGATGTTCCTCTGAATCATAATGCTTTGCACTGCTACTATACAGTGTTGCTGCACCTCTTGCTGTATTATTTGCTGCTTCCTTTGCATAATTCGCTTTCTCTTCCACTGGCAAACTGAAGAATTCTTTGTACACTTTCATTGCCTCATCCATTAGATCTTCCGGTACTCCATGATTGATTACCTGTTTCAATTCGTGTTCATTTTCAATTATCatgttttaaataaatttcttgtttttaCTTTTGTTCCATATTATCATTAATTATGAGAATGGTATAAAAGTTTTTGCATTTCCATTGTTAGGGAGAGGAAAGAAAAGGTGTACTACCTCAGTCCCCTTGCACGTGAAGATCTTACTATTTCATGGTCAAACAATTTTTTGTTGATTATAATTATCTCATTAGCTATGTTGCCTTGTTTTAATTTTCTGTGGTTTTCAAagtatgtaaattattttaatttttttttttttttgaagaattcATACTCAAATTCATAGTTCAAATTAAGTGTGTGACCCTCATAATTCGAATTCGTcgacataaattaggacagagggagtatatattattGCAGAAATAATACACCTGAAAAAACCCATATTCTTGACAAGCTTTGAGAAGCTGTTGGACAACAACAGCTCGTTCTTCAACCTTAGCTTTTCCCAAATCAATTATTGGAATATCCTTAACAATTGGAACTGGATCAACTGGTCTTTCATGTAATGGTATGCAATGACTTGAAGGAACTGCTTCTaatttgtttgaccagcttgAGATGAGGTCCGCCATACGTTTTTAtctaatcaaaacaaaaaggaaaactgAATTAACAAAGATAAAAGGAGTTGGTACATACAGGCAACCACTAATTAATAGAAAAATTAACCATGGAATGTACCTGTGAAACAGACTTCAGAATATTACGGgtactttttaaatttgctTGTTTTGTCACATGAGATGTGAAAGACCATTTATAGGAAGAAAATTGCATAACACGTCCTCCAAGTATTTGGAAGTTATcctaaaattccaaaattgaTGCTCACTTTTTTCAAATCTCAAGAACTAGTCCCATTAAAAATAAACTTCCCTTTTCTGCTTGTCCACTACACTTTAGCAAATTAGGaaataatttcttttcaattttattcTTATCATTAAGTAATTATTTTCCAAACTTATTTGATAAAGAAATGGATTTTGGGTCTGACCCAATCTCAAAAACTAGCTTAAAAATAGGGGAGTATAAagaaaaccgacaaaccgcaccaaaccgataatccgAATCAAACCGAGATAAAACCCGACTAGTAGTTtggtattgaaaaaaaaaatgaccataattaattttgtttggttttaactaaaaaaagtcaaccGAATCAAACTAACCCGGCATTacttgtatataaatttttagtatagtttatacataaaagatttacttataatgtaatttataaatatttcttaagttttttcatagtttttgtcttttaacatattatttcaagcttggaattagaattttgaatgttccaataagttttatagcccatagatgttagtaactcaaataaagtccaaaccaaaaccaaatcaatactaatgctcATAACAAAAGTAATTCAATCCTAACAATAGGAATGACAGCAAtgttggatatttattctttcgTTTTGCATCGTTAATTTagacaataaatatatataacttaatttttttcttttcatgtaattaatacttactCCCcgtgtcccaatttatgtgatacactttccttttaatTAGTTCGTCCCAATtcctgtcccaatttatgtgatacactttccttttaatTAGTTcgtccaaaaaagaatgatgcttttccttcttttggcaacAATTTAAATTTTACCATTTAcgcttaatgaaatgatttataaccacacaaatatctttggcatgttttagaccacaagatttagaagtcttcctttatttcttaaactctgtgtccAGTCAAAcgatatcacataaattgggacggagggagtattagctgtactattttagcatgacttagtatttttagatgatgatcattttcattatgccttattaattaacaatatttattttatgctatttcattattctgttgttgaatattttatcaCAATGTAGTCACTCATTTtcacatttttgttattttattaagAAACACTTTAATTGtatagttgtatcttattaggactaaagaaatatttgaagtaaaagttataatTTGTATGAAGATTTTTTCGGAAAAAAGAAACCCGAAAATCCTGAGAAAATCGAAAAACCAGAAAAAACCagaagttgaaaaacccgacATTTATTGATTTAGTTTGGTTTATCAATTTAAAACCCGAcataattggtttgatttgatatttGGAAACCCAGAACCAACCCAATCCATGTACATCTCTACTCAAAAGGGTGAGAATTGTCCAGGCCATGTATAGAGTGCGTAAAGAAACCCATCCATCTTCGATGTGGGATTCCATCATCCTCACATGCCCAGACAGTGTCCGAAAACTGAAGCATGAACTATATATCATGGGGGCCAACATCGGGGGACTGGCTACGAGTTGTTAATTTTAGGTTTTCAAAGTATAGGAAATATGAGTAATTTAGTACCCCCTCCGGTCAATTTTATTTGTCGTCTTTATTAAAATAGATAGTCCAAAAGAGTTGTTATTTTagaaaaacggaaaagggtcaaatatacccctttacAATTAAAAAGGCTTAAATATACCCTTTGTTATGCTATCGGTCCAAATATTCCGTTATACTTTTGATGCAAATATATCCCTCCCCTTAGACTTTGGCACTgatttattcttatttttaatgGAATGACATAAAAAGACCCGTCCTA from the Lycium ferocissimum isolate CSIRO_LF1 chromosome 11, AGI_CSIRO_Lferr_CH_V1, whole genome shotgun sequence genome contains:
- the LOC132037700 gene encoding hyoscyamine 6-dioxygenase-like; protein product: MADLISSWSNKLEAVPSSHCIPLHERPVDPVPIVKDIPIIDLGKAKVEERAVVVQQLLKACQEYGFFQVINHGVPEDLMDEAMKVYKEFFSLPVEEKANYAKEAANNTARGAATLYSSSAKHYDSEEHRYWRDVLEHSCNLDGEDKITWPDNPPRYREVIGTYSDEVRKLSKIILALVSEGLGLDAGYFDKELGQRMLVNHYPACPNPSLTLGVGGHCDPNLITIIQQQVYGLQILKDEKWIGVEPLPHAFVVNSGLPLTVISNGKLASVAHRVVTNTTQARTSIGTFICPEDVVEPAKSLVGPDNPPLFKSFKWGVEFMPHYLSKKSVYHAALEPFKVDA